A genomic region of Erythrobacter sp. SCSIO 43205 contains the following coding sequences:
- a CDS encoding NupC/NupG family nucleoside CNT transporter codes for MLMSVFGIIAILTIAFLLSSGKRRINLRVVGAAFALQALMALLVLRTDFGVVTIQFLSNGVIALLGYSVSGIETLFGPMGDNPFANTFLIAALPVIVFFAALVSILYYLGVMQRLVRWLGGAIGWVTGISKVEALGSAANIFVGQSESPLVVRPYLAALPPSRLFTLMCVGMAGVAGTILAAYASFLGDEAVPYLLAAAFMSAPGGILMAKIIMPDDPEEAAEHDKLMETVTVSETFEEGEAPANIIEAAAQGTTTGVKLAVAVGAMVMVFVALVALANGILGGIGGWFGYPEVTFQQLLGYIFAPVMFLIGISDWDQAQIAGGLFGTKIVLNEFVAFIELGAVEGLTERSRSIVTFALCGFANFSSIAIQMAVTGGLAPNQRPVIARLGLKALAAGSLANLMSAALASLFLPF; via the coding sequence ATGCTGATGAGCGTCTTTGGCATCATCGCTATTCTCACAATCGCTTTTCTATTGTCTTCGGGCAAACGTCGCATCAATTTGCGCGTTGTCGGAGCCGCTTTCGCGCTGCAGGCGCTTATGGCGCTGCTCGTCCTCCGCACCGATTTTGGCGTGGTGACGATCCAGTTTCTTTCCAATGGTGTGATTGCTCTGCTTGGCTATTCGGTAAGCGGGATTGAAACCTTGTTCGGGCCAATGGGCGACAATCCATTTGCCAACACCTTCTTGATTGCGGCGCTTCCGGTGATCGTGTTCTTCGCAGCGCTTGTCTCGATCCTCTATTACCTCGGCGTGATGCAGCGCTTGGTTCGCTGGCTCGGCGGCGCGATCGGCTGGGTCACAGGGATCAGCAAGGTTGAGGCTTTGGGAAGCGCGGCGAACATCTTTGTCGGCCAATCGGAAAGCCCGCTGGTGGTGCGCCCCTATCTCGCAGCGCTCCCGCCCTCGCGCCTGTTCACTTTGATGTGTGTCGGTATGGCTGGCGTCGCGGGGACGATCCTTGCCGCTTACGCCTCCTTCCTTGGCGATGAGGCCGTGCCTTACCTGCTCGCCGCCGCTTTCATGTCGGCGCCCGGCGGTATTTTGATGGCAAAGATCATCATGCCCGATGACCCCGAAGAAGCGGCCGAACACGACAAGCTGATGGAGACGGTCACCGTCTCTGAAACTTTTGAAGAAGGCGAAGCGCCTGCCAATATCATTGAGGCAGCGGCGCAAGGGACAACCACCGGCGTGAAGCTCGCCGTGGCGGTCGGCGCGATGGTGATGGTGTTTGTGGCGTTGGTTGCGCTTGCCAATGGCATTCTGGGCGGCATTGGCGGCTGGTTCGGCTATCCCGAAGTGACGTTCCAGCAATTGCTTGGATACATCTTTGCACCCGTCATGTTCCTCATCGGCATTTCGGATTGGGATCAGGCGCAGATCGCAGGCGGATTGTTCGGGACCAAGATCGTACTCAATGAATTTGTCGCCTTCATTGAACTTGGCGCAGTTGAAGGGCTGACCGAACGCAGCCGTTCTATCGTTACCTTTGCGCTGTGCGGCTTTGCCAACTTTTCCTCCATCGCGATCCAAATGGCGGTGACAGGTGGGCTTGCCCCCAATCAACGCCCTGTAATCGCGCGTCTTGGCCTCAAAGCGCTTGCCGCTGGGAGCCTTGCCAATTTGATGAGTGCGGCGCTCGCGAGCCTGTTTTTGCCGTTCTGA
- a CDS encoding rhodanese-like domain-containing protein has translation MKRVTANVSLLSAVFVVALAACSPQGSDSTQAQEPNLEAMPAQSSGLRDVSVSEAKALLEGESAPQVIDVRTPEEFAAGHIEGATNINFMSGDFAAEIAKLDKSQPYLLHCKSGNRSAKALAEMESQGFENIAHMTGGYDAWEAESAESSAK, from the coding sequence ATGAAGCGCGTTACCGCAAATGTGTCGCTCCTTTCTGCCGTCTTTGTCGTGGCTCTGGCCGCGTGCTCTCCACAAGGCTCAGACAGCACCCAAGCACAAGAGCCAAACTTGGAGGCGATGCCTGCTCAATCGAGTGGCTTGCGCGATGTCAGTGTAAGTGAGGCGAAAGCCCTGCTTGAAGGTGAAAGCGCTCCGCAAGTCATCGATGTGCGCACGCCGGAAGAGTTCGCAGCCGGGCACATTGAGGGGGCGACAAACATCAACTTTATGTCTGGCGATTTTGCAGCCGAGATCGCCAAGCTCGACAAAAGCCAGCCTTATCTCCTGCATTGCAAATCCGGCAACCGCAGCGCCAAGGCTCTGGCCGAGATGGAAAGCCAAGGCTTTGAGAACATTGCCCATATGACCGGCGGTTATGACGCGTGGGAAGCCGAGAGCGCTGAGAGTTCTGCGAAGTAA
- a CDS encoding type I secretion system permease/ATPase, with protein sequence MSAIINVLFLGGPLYMLLIYDSVMPSGSTPTLFGLLALIVIVYLFQGIFDFLRSRVLSEVAASLNAQMTGRVHQLIASIAMHSKSEREDGLTPMRDLDSIRGFLSSPGPNALMDLPWLILFLALLTLLHFWLGVTTFLGALVLVALTVLQDRKTIEPSQTVSEARAYRSKVAQDTSKHIEVIQALGMGQRMRGRWASSNAELNAAQDQVTRTASLLSGVSRIFRLFLQSLVLTVGALLYLAGEASGGIVFAASILAARALAPIDQAMAHWPKFTEARQGWERLEKLLGAIPPDEGRSTQLPPPAESLAVDDLAIIAPGARERIIDAVSFRLEAGDALGVIGPSAAGKTTLCKALVALYEPARGSVRLDGASLSQWDADTLGQHLGFLPQQVTLFDGTIAQNIARFEPDPPSEEVIAAAKAAGVHTMILQLPQGYDTPIGAQGITLSAGQSQRIGLARSLYRGPFLIVLDEPNSNLDAEGEAALDSAIAATRKRGAIVVLVAHRPSALRQVNKVLVLQNGRVAGFGERDEILARLAKASSANTINAARELDTPSDRLERQP encoded by the coding sequence ATAAGCGCGATCATCAACGTCCTTTTTCTGGGCGGGCCTCTCTATATGCTGTTGATTTACGATTCGGTCATGCCAAGCGGCAGCACGCCAACCCTGTTTGGCCTGCTGGCATTGATCGTGATCGTTTACCTTTTTCAGGGCATTTTCGATTTTCTGCGCAGCCGGGTTCTGAGTGAAGTCGCAGCGAGCCTTAACGCGCAAATGACGGGGCGTGTGCATCAACTTATCGCGTCCATCGCAATGCACAGCAAAAGCGAGCGCGAGGACGGCCTGACCCCGATGCGCGACCTTGATAGCATTCGCGGCTTTCTCAGCTCGCCTGGCCCGAACGCGCTGATGGACTTGCCCTGGCTGATCTTGTTTCTTGCGCTTTTGACCTTGCTGCACTTCTGGTTAGGCGTGACGACCTTCTTAGGCGCGCTTGTGCTGGTCGCGCTCACCGTGCTGCAAGATCGCAAGACCATTGAGCCCAGCCAGACTGTGAGCGAGGCACGCGCCTACCGATCCAAGGTCGCGCAGGACACCTCCAAGCATATCGAAGTCATACAGGCGCTTGGCATGGGTCAGCGCATGAGGGGCCGTTGGGCAAGCTCCAATGCTGAGCTTAATGCTGCGCAAGATCAGGTCACCCGCACCGCAAGCCTTTTAAGCGGAGTAAGCCGCATTTTCCGCCTGTTCCTGCAAAGCCTTGTTCTGACAGTAGGCGCGCTGTTGTATCTGGCAGGCGAGGCAAGCGGTGGGATTGTCTTTGCAGCCTCTATCCTTGCCGCGCGCGCTTTGGCACCGATTGATCAGGCGATGGCGCATTGGCCCAAATTTACCGAAGCACGCCAGGGGTGGGAGCGGTTGGAAAAATTGCTCGGCGCAATTCCGCCCGATGAAGGCCGCTCAACGCAATTGCCACCGCCAGCCGAAAGCCTTGCGGTCGATGACCTTGCGATTATCGCTCCGGGCGCTCGCGAGAGAATTATCGATGCGGTGAGCTTTCGCCTTGAGGCAGGCGATGCGCTGGGCGTGATTGGACCCAGTGCAGCGGGCAAGACCACTTTGTGTAAAGCTTTGGTCGCGCTTTACGAGCCTGCGCGAGGGTCTGTGCGCCTCGATGGGGCAAGTTTGTCGCAGTGGGATGCCGATACACTTGGCCAGCATCTGGGCTTCCTTCCCCAGCAGGTTACTCTGTTTGATGGGACAATTGCGCAAAACATCGCTCGCTTCGAGCCTGATCCTCCTTCTGAAGAGGTGATTGCAGCGGCAAAGGCGGCAGGCGTTCACACCATGATCCTGCAATTGCCACAAGGCTATGACACACCGATAGGCGCGCAAGGGATCACGCTTTCTGCTGGACAAAGCCAGCGCATCGGCCTTGCCAGATCTTTGTATCGCGGGCCCTTTCTCATCGTTCTGGATGAGCCCAATTCCAACCTCGATGCCGAAGGCGAGGCCGCGCTCGACAGCGCAATTGCCGCGACCCGCAAGCGCGGAGCAATTGTGGTGCTGGTCGCGCATCGCCCCTCTGCTTTGCGTCAAGTCAACAAGGTGCTCGTGCTGCAAAATGGCCGCGTTGCAGGATTTGGCGAGAGGGATGAAATTCTGGCGCGACTTGCCAAAGCCTCAAGCGCAAATACGATCAACGCAGCGCGCGAACTTGATACCCCATCCGACCGTTTGGAGCGGCAGCCATGA
- a CDS encoding TonB-dependent receptor produces MKLKYLLAASVVSLSAAATIAAPAHAQQITSGVEGTVSDEAGNAVAGATVTVTDTRTNQSSTLMTGSQGNFRVQSLQPGGPYTVTVTAPGFEGQTVEDVQLGISGNIGFDFALSSENAGNTIVVTGARAQVTQVAVGPGLAFDTQTLEAFPSITRDIRDIIRIDPRVSLEQNNDVDRISCLGGNDRTNTFTVDGIVQSDTFGLNGTPFAARNSLPLPFDIVDQLSVEFAPFDVEYSEFTGCLINVVTKAGSNEFHGSAFYTYFDGGLFADSIDGRPLTANEEKRYGATLSGPIIKDRLFFSVGYEEADLTGGNNFGPNGGGFTNEANFVTQEQFDEFARIARDVYGQDIGGYPTALPEGNKRYFARLDAIINDDHRLEATYQRLEETNIESDFGGQNITGFNSFEDEGTISDYYSVRLYSDWTDTISTELRVSRSEVGDVQGPVGFGEAQSDNPTPRLVVGVLPVDGRTTQPGILSTGPGIFRSANQLDQTINQARFQMNIDAGDGHFFKLGAEVNDLEVFNLFAINATGSLYFQNFADFEAGLLSPGTELFPDADEVADGSALGGDINAAVDGDINNAAASFSRRIYSFYAQDDWQATDQLSINAGLRVQLYDGDAPRYNQNFFNRYGFSNSVPFSSLDPVLLPRLSATYEFFNEGFFSDSRVTGGVGIFSGGDPVVYYSNAFSNNGFSSALGTTRFDCGPGDIPVDGATGQFDVVGANGFIGFPQCAINGGAADAEAGLADVQSTDPDFDVPTVTRASIAFQTTFGAETGFFSDWNLQLDYIYSKFNNSLNFVDLSQTPDIRTGVNGFTTDGRPILAAIDSTNAGCDAVLQGTGGTPPVYTGVTPECFNTRRDDNIQLTNGRDGDSHSISALISKQFDGGVFTSGGSTRVQFGYAFTDSNNARNNQSSTATSSFDVTAAFDRQDPAVSTATTETRHNFTAAINFREEFIDGYDTNFGIFFRAREGRPYSLTFDGGGVFADSASGSDNALLYVPTGITDPNVSPDSDADAVQAVIDYVNASGCDFTPGETIRRNTCRNDWHYDMDLRISQEIPFIGSLTGIKEDRIEIFADFANFLNLLDSSANILRSRGGFNGLVSVVDGALDDDGRYDFQFDRNQDQLTPDDQNFIAINPSAWRIQIGARYEF; encoded by the coding sequence ATGAAGTTAAAGTATCTATTGGCAGCCAGCGTCGTTAGTCTGAGTGCTGCTGCAACCATCGCAGCGCCAGCACACGCGCAGCAAATTACATCAGGTGTCGAAGGCACCGTCTCTGACGAAGCTGGCAACGCTGTTGCCGGTGCAACCGTCACCGTAACCGACACGCGGACCAACCAGTCCAGCACTCTGATGACCGGCTCGCAAGGTAACTTCCGCGTCCAGTCGCTTCAGCCAGGCGGCCCATACACTGTAACCGTCACCGCTCCCGGTTTCGAAGGCCAGACCGTTGAAGATGTGCAGCTCGGCATTTCGGGTAACATCGGTTTTGACTTTGCACTGAGCTCGGAAAATGCAGGTAACACTATCGTTGTGACCGGCGCACGCGCTCAAGTAACCCAGGTTGCTGTTGGTCCGGGTCTCGCTTTCGACACGCAAACGCTCGAAGCGTTCCCATCGATCACCCGCGACATTCGCGACATCATCCGCATCGACCCACGCGTCAGCCTTGAGCAGAACAACGACGTTGATCGTATCTCCTGCCTTGGCGGTAACGACCGTACCAACACCTTCACCGTTGACGGCATCGTTCAATCGGACACCTTTGGTCTGAACGGTACGCCTTTTGCAGCGCGTAACTCGCTCCCGCTTCCGTTCGACATCGTCGATCAGCTGTCGGTTGAATTTGCACCGTTCGACGTTGAATATTCCGAGTTCACCGGCTGTCTTATCAACGTTGTAACCAAAGCCGGTTCCAACGAATTCCACGGCTCTGCCTTCTACACCTACTTCGATGGCGGTCTGTTTGCAGACAGCATTGATGGCCGTCCGCTTACCGCGAACGAAGAAAAGCGCTACGGCGCGACGCTTTCCGGTCCAATCATCAAAGACCGCCTGTTCTTCTCGGTCGGTTACGAAGAAGCTGACCTGACCGGCGGCAACAACTTTGGTCCGAACGGCGGCGGTTTCACCAACGAAGCCAACTTCGTCACCCAAGAGCAGTTCGACGAATTCGCTCGCATCGCGCGCGACGTATATGGTCAGGACATTGGCGGTTACCCAACCGCTCTTCCAGAAGGCAACAAGCGTTACTTTGCCCGTCTCGATGCGATCATCAACGATGATCACCGTCTTGAAGCGACGTATCAGCGTCTTGAAGAAACCAACATCGAAAGCGACTTTGGCGGCCAGAACATCACCGGCTTCAACTCGTTTGAAGATGAAGGCACGATCTCTGACTACTACTCGGTTCGTCTCTACTCTGACTGGACTGACACGATCTCGACCGAGCTTCGTGTGAGCCGTTCGGAAGTGGGCGATGTTCAGGGTCCAGTGGGCTTTGGCGAAGCACAATCCGACAATCCGACCCCGCGTCTGGTCGTTGGTGTTCTTCCGGTTGATGGTCGCACCACTCAGCCAGGTATCCTCAGCACGGGCCCAGGCATCTTCCGTTCTGCTAACCAGCTCGATCAGACGATCAACCAGGCACGTTTCCAGATGAACATCGATGCTGGCGACGGTCACTTCTTCAAGCTGGGTGCAGAGGTCAACGATCTGGAAGTGTTCAACCTGTTCGCGATCAACGCGACCGGCTCGCTCTACTTCCAGAACTTCGCTGATTTCGAAGCTGGTCTGCTGTCACCAGGCACAGAGCTGTTCCCGGACGCAGACGAAGTTGCCGATGGCTCTGCGCTTGGCGGTGACATCAACGCAGCCGTGGATGGCGACATCAACAATGCAGCAGCATCGTTCAGCCGTCGTATCTACTCGTTCTACGCTCAGGACGACTGGCAAGCGACCGATCAGCTCTCGATCAACGCTGGTCTGCGTGTTCAGCTCTATGACGGTGATGCACCACGTTATAACCAGAACTTCTTCAACCGCTACGGGTTCAGCAACTCTGTTCCTTTCAGCTCGCTTGACCCTGTTCTGCTTCCCCGTCTGTCGGCGACTTATGAATTCTTCAACGAAGGGTTCTTCTCTGACAGCCGCGTAACCGGCGGTGTCGGCATCTTCTCGGGCGGTGACCCGGTTGTGTATTACTCCAACGCCTTCTCGAATAACGGTTTCTCAAGCGCGCTTGGTACAACCCGTTTCGATTGTGGTCCGGGCGACATTCCGGTTGATGGCGCAACGGGCCAGTTCGACGTGGTCGGCGCCAATGGCTTCATTGGCTTCCCGCAATGTGCGATCAATGGCGGTGCAGCCGATGCAGAAGCTGGTCTTGCTGATGTTCAGTCAACCGACCCGGACTTCGATGTCCCAACGGTGACACGTGCGAGCATTGCGTTCCAAACCACGTTTGGAGCCGAAACCGGCTTTTTCAGCGATTGGAACCTGCAACTCGACTACATCTATTCGAAGTTCAACAACTCGCTGAACTTCGTTGATCTGTCGCAGACCCCGGACATCCGTACCGGTGTCAATGGCTTCACCACTGATGGTCGTCCAATTCTGGCTGCGATCGACTCAACGAACGCTGGTTGTGATGCAGTGCTTCAGGGCACAGGCGGAACGCCTCCGGTCTACACTGGTGTGACGCCGGAGTGTTTCAACACACGCCGTGATGACAACATCCAGCTCACCAACGGTCGTGATGGCGACTCGCACTCGATCTCTGCCTTGATCAGCAAGCAGTTCGATGGGGGTGTCTTCACCTCAGGCGGTTCGACCCGCGTTCAGTTCGGTTACGCATTCACCGACAGCAACAACGCACGTAACAACCAATCTTCGACGGCAACGTCGTCCTTCGACGTTACCGCTGCGTTTGATCGTCAGGATCCAGCCGTATCGACCGCTACCACGGAAACCCGTCATAACTTCACAGCGGCCATCAACTTCCGCGAAGAGTTCATCGACGGTTACGACACCAACTTTGGTATCTTCTTCCGTGCTCGTGAAGGTCGTCCTTACAGCTTGACCTTCGATGGCGGCGGCGTTTTCGCCGATAGCGCTTCGGGTAGCGACAACGCGCTGCTTTACGTGCCAACCGGCATCACTGATCCAAACGTCTCACCTGACTCAGATGCAGACGCGGTTCAGGCCGTGATTGACTATGTCAACGCATCGGGCTGTGACTTCACTCCTGGTGAAACGATCCGTCGCAACACCTGCCGCAATGACTGGCACTATGACATGGACCTGCGCATCAGCCAGGAAATCCCGTTCATCGGCAGCCTGACCGGCATCAAGGAAGACCGCATCGAAATCTTTGCTGACTTTGCAAACTTCCTCAACCTGCTCGACAGCAGCGCGAACATCCTGCGTTCACGCGGCGGGTTCAACGGTCTTGTATCGGTTGTTGACGGTGCGCTGGACGATGATGGTCGTTACGACTTCCAGTTCGATCGGAACCAAGATCAACTGACCCCAGACGATCAGAACTTCATCGCCATCAACCCATCGGCATGGCGTATTCAAATCGGTGCCCGCTACGAATTCTAA
- a CDS encoding YeeE/YedE family protein — protein MEPIRPTSDLRKLVLVLAGVAALLLSVWMATGAKLLGATAIGLVAGFALYHAAFGFTSHWRVFLTEGLGQGLRMQLVLIGLVASIAFPLIGYGEAWGLVVRGSVAPLSFGVVAGAFVFGFGMMFAGGCGSGTLFTVGGGSTRMLFTLGAFVAGSIFATLHVPWWRSLPSAPSFGLVQEFGAPLGLIVLFALLAAIWIYAQRREMRLHGKLQSSRQTGSILMGPWSLWLGVAAIALVSVATLVLLGRPWGITSAFTLWGAKIASFAGVDVASWPYWQNRQGWLARPVLTDATSVMNFGIIAGAMMAASFAGRLQPRLRLTPSDMGTAILGGLCMGYGARIAYGCNIGAYLGGSISGSAHGLLWMIAALIGSAVALKLRTGKGFVV, from the coding sequence GTGGAGCCAATCCGCCCGACCTCTGACTTGCGCAAGCTTGTTCTTGTTCTGGCTGGGGTCGCCGCGCTGCTTTTGAGCGTTTGGATGGCCACAGGCGCAAAGCTGCTCGGCGCAACCGCGATCGGCCTTGTCGCTGGCTTTGCGCTCTATCATGCGGCCTTCGGGTTCACATCGCATTGGCGCGTGTTCCTGACCGAAGGCCTTGGGCAGGGCCTCAGGATGCAGTTGGTGCTGATCGGGCTGGTCGCGTCTATCGCCTTCCCACTGATCGGATATGGCGAGGCATGGGGGCTTGTCGTGCGCGGCTCGGTCGCACCGCTTAGCTTTGGTGTGGTGGCTGGTGCCTTTGTCTTCGGCTTTGGGATGATGTTTGCAGGGGGGTGCGGTTCGGGCACTCTTTTTACCGTGGGCGGAGGCAGCACTCGGATGCTGTTCACGCTTGGCGCATTTGTCGCAGGGTCGATTTTCGCAACGCTTCACGTGCCATGGTGGCGCAGCCTTCCTTCCGCGCCCAGCTTTGGGCTTGTGCAGGAGTTTGGCGCTCCTTTGGGGCTGATCGTGCTCTTTGCGCTTCTCGCTGCGATATGGATTTATGCGCAGCGGCGCGAGATGCGCCTTCATGGAAAGCTGCAAAGTTCGCGGCAAACGGGATCAATCCTGATGGGGCCTTGGTCCTTGTGGCTGGGGGTGGCCGCTATCGCTTTGGTAAGCGTTGCCACGCTGGTGCTTTTGGGCAGGCCTTGGGGGATTACATCGGCTTTCACGCTGTGGGGCGCGAAGATCGCGAGCTTTGCGGGAGTTGACGTTGCAAGCTGGCCCTATTGGCAAAACCGCCAAGGCTGGCTTGCGCGGCCTGTGCTTACCGATGCGACTTCGGTGATGAATTTTGGGATCATCGCAGGCGCAATGATGGCGGCAAGTTTTGCAGGCCGCCTCCAGCCCCGATTGCGCCTCACGCCAAGCGACATGGGCACTGCCATTTTGGGCGGCCTGTGCATGGGATATGGGGCGAGGATCGCCTATGGCTGCAATATCGGCGCTTACCTTGGCGGGTCCATATCCGGGAGCGCACATGGCCTTTTATGGATGATCGCAGCGCTTATCGGTAGCGCGGTTGCTCTCAAATTGCGCACAGGCAAGGGCTTCGTGGTGTGA
- a CDS encoding isopenicillin N synthase family oxygenase, with translation MVPMTDTDTRTDIASVSLAKPLADIADELGRSFAEYGFAVVRDHGIPQELIDKAEATSKAFFALPDEVKKSYKIEGGGGARGYTPFGTEKAKDAEIFDLKEFWHVGRELPQTHALAEYMAPNVWPEEIPEFKETFSALYSAFEATGLRVLEAIALHLGLEQDFFAKTVEDGNSVMRLLHYPPLGPDAPEGAIRAAAHGDINTITLLLGAEEAGLELLTKSGEWHPVYAEEGSLVINVGDMLERLTAGTLVSTTHRVVNPKGDGARRSRYSMPFFLHFRPDYMIEPLEECAAKEGAKVEPAISSHDFLLQRLREINLA, from the coding sequence ATGGTCCCCATGACCGACACAGATACACGCACCGACATTGCTTCCGTTTCCCTTGCAAAGCCCTTGGCTGACATCGCTGATGAGCTTGGCCGCAGCTTTGCCGAATACGGCTTTGCCGTGGTGCGCGATCACGGCATTCCTCAAGAGCTGATCGACAAGGCGGAAGCGACATCGAAAGCGTTCTTTGCGCTGCCTGACGAAGTCAAAAAGAGTTATAAGATCGAAGGCGGTGGCGGTGCGCGTGGCTATACGCCGTTCGGCACAGAAAAAGCCAAGGATGCCGAAATCTTTGACCTGAAGGAGTTCTGGCACGTGGGCCGCGAATTGCCGCAGACCCACGCTTTGGCTGAATATATGGCGCCCAATGTCTGGCCTGAGGAAATTCCTGAGTTCAAGGAGACTTTCAGCGCGCTTTATTCAGCCTTCGAGGCAACGGGTCTGCGCGTGCTCGAAGCGATTGCATTGCATCTGGGGCTCGAACAGGATTTCTTTGCCAAAACGGTTGAGGACGGCAATTCGGTGATGCGCCTTCTCCATTACCCGCCGCTTGGCCCCGATGCCCCCGAAGGTGCGATCCGGGCAGCCGCTCATGGCGATATCAATACGATCACTCTGCTGCTCGGCGCAGAAGAGGCGGGACTTGAGCTCCTCACCAAGTCGGGCGAATGGCACCCGGTTTACGCCGAAGAGGGTTCGCTCGTCATCAATGTGGGTGATATGCTCGAAAGGCTGACCGCAGGCACGCTGGTATCGACAACGCACCGGGTGGTGAACCCCAAAGGCGATGGCGCAAGGCGCTCGCGCTATTCAATGCCGTTTTTCCTGCATTTCCGGCCTGATTATATGATCGAGCCACTCGAAGAGTGCGCGGCAAAAGAAGGCGCCAAGGTCGAACCCGCGATCAGCAGCCATGACTTCCTGTTGCAGCGTCTGCGCGAGATCAATCTCGCGTAA